The Scatophagus argus isolate fScaArg1 chromosome 12, fScaArg1.pri, whole genome shotgun sequence genome includes the window CTGCCTCTTCAGAAGGAAAAGCCCTGACTCTTGCACTTCGACGTAAAGCAGTAATCTGCGTCCTCGCTGCTTATTCCCTGAGGTCATACCcacaaattattaaaaaacCTGAACATCTCGTATTGTTGTCTGAcaagctgcagctgttgttggaAGTATGACACGTGTTTTTATGTCTCTTCTCTGCCTCCGTTTATCCAGAAATGGAAGACTGAGCAAAAGGCTCTCTTTTGGGCCTTCTTAACAGGAGTCCCACTGTAGGTTCCTACGGAACAGCACGCTGGATTATCTTATTCACATTGTGCTGCACACGATCAGGCTGAGGCTACAGCATCGCTTTGGTGGCCACATGTTGgggggggcagtcgtggatcagcggttagggtgtcggacccgtaaccggtggatcgctggttcgattccccgtcccggtgtccatggctgaggtacccttgagcaaggtacctaacccccactgctccccgggcgctgcacgcggtcgcccactgcccgTTTAGTTATTTTAGGGAACAAATTATCCATGGGAATGTAGGAGAAAAGACGGGAAATGAACTCTCTGGGCCAATAAGGACAAGGCAACTCAGATCTGGATTCAGCTTCACATGTACCTTCACTCACCAACAAGGTCATTAAAGAAGACGGAATTTAACAGCCACTTGGGCTCCATTTATGCTGcatatgtgcacacagacaaaagtaattAGACTTCAaagctgaaagacagaaattCTAAATTCATCTTTTGTTTGATATGTTTAGGTCCCAACAAGCAGCCGATGATGATTTGGGTGGCTCTATTTTAGAGAACAATGGTGAGAAAGTCCTTTTTGAACTCCCAGGGCTTCATTTCTAAAACAGACTTTCAAGTTTGATCTTATGTGTAACTTAATCAGTAAAACCTCATATTGATGTGGAAAAGTACTGATGGATGGCAAAGTCTAGACTTGGTTCCCCAGCTGGTTATGTTGAGGTACTGCAGTTTTGGTCCGAGGCTGTCGCTCATCTGCGCTGCTGCTATAGAAGAGGAAATCACAAGGCAGGCGCCGTCACGTTCAAGATGATTTCAGATTTGAGTGTGTCAAGTCCAAATGGGATTCACAGAACTTGCTCCAACAAGGTTTCATATACTTAAATTCTTTTATGAATCAAACATAAATCTAACATGTAAACGAGGCCCCGGGAGTTTAGTTTGCAGTTCTTCACTTCAGCACTGCGTTCATGTTGGTTTCCCCTCTCCGGCTGAATTAAAGCACATGTAATCACCAATCAGGAAGACAGGAGTGTCAGACTGAGTGACCAAGCATCAAAGATTCTCATCTCACCAAACTCCAAATATCAATCGGGAAGCCTGTGGTCAATGCAGAGCACCAATTACACAGAATGGCCCTTTACCAGATCCAGAAACTAATACGTTGTGACTGAAGCAAATGGACGAGAGGGTCTCATTATCTCCCTGCATGCAGCTGACCTtcctcaacacacactcaggagTGAATACACAAATACCACATCACTgacgcgcacacacgcacacgcacacacacacacacacacacacacaccccttgtCTGAAGGCATTAGCATCTGAATGAATTGATCGGCATGCATGAACAGATCACTTTGGGAAAAGCTGATGTTCAGTGAATGAGAATATTGATCAGGATGAAACCTGATTCAGGCTGCACTAATATGTGACAGCGTTTCACTTTCCATTTGCCTGCAATGTTGAGAACATTAAGAAACGGACGGGAAAAGGCTGTAAGAAGATGTATTCAGAtgctttactgaagtaaagacagcaaagctccataaagacatggttggatgagtttggtgtggaagaacttgactggcccacacagagccctgacctcaaccccatccaacacctttgggatgaactggaacggagactgtgagccaggccttttggtccaacatcagtgtgtgacctcacaaatgctctactgcatgaatgggcacaaattcccacagaaacactccaacatgttgtggaaagccttcacagaagagtggaagctgttagagctgcaaagctgtctgtgtgtttacaatgagacgtcattaaagtccctgttggtgtgatgggcagctgtcccaatacttttgaaCAGGACAGGAGAGCAGGACATACCGAGTTCTCCCGGTGAGATGCTCTGTAATCCATAACACGAGGTGTGAGTCcagtttgtctctcagcagcagaggttggatggtgttgaaggtgCTGGAGAAACTAAAAATTCTGATCCTCACAGCAGAACACAGTAAGGGTTTCGTTTCCGCTTCcaacagagaagaaaattcAGTGGGACTTCAGTTTAACACACTAAATAAAGTCATCAGTTGGTCAcgtggttagcctagcttagcataaagactagaagcAACTAAAAGCGCACCGCTAAAGCTCAGTAATGAATTTGACAAGCCAGAAGTCTGAGATGGGATCCATTCATGCCTTTAATCTCTGTGAGacattgaaattgaaaattctGATCCTCacagcagcccccccccccatccagGTGATAGCGGAGCAGGTAGACGATGGCGtcctccacccccaccttctACTGttacacaaactgcagcaggtCGAGTGCATTGCAGACCCGAGGTTTGATaaatttcagaaaaatacaaTCATTCTAGTACAACAAATAAGCCCTGACCTacaggaagaaaagagggaCAAACATCATCAAAGAAATATACTGTCCTCACAGATTACGTCTTCATCGTGCTCCTACTTGACAAGTTTTCCAAAGCTGGAGCAGATgaaatgtctgcatgtttgcagAACCCACCCGTGGTGTTTATTTAGTATGCAGTCCTCCATCCTCCAAGTGCCAAAGCAAGCAGTGACTTATGAGCCAGCTGTGAGTGAGGTTGCTCCTCGTAGATCTGAAGTCAGATCAGATGGAGCTTCCTGCAGATGAAGGAGACCCTGCAGGCAGCTGTATCTGATTTATTATCCCAAGAAGCTCGCTGGCAATCACATCCACGGATATTGACCGTCCTCTTCACAATGTCTCCGCCGCAATCAGCAAACAAGACTGATGGGACAGCACGCTCAAGGGCCGCCATGGAGAGTTCAACAGCACGTGCTTGACTCCACTCATCAGCATTTCGAGTCTGAAAAGACCTTAAagcaaacaggttttttttcaccaatacataaaaatgaaaggtAAAACATCTTTTTCCACAGCACGCCACTCTGATCCTTACATTCTGAGGTGTGTTGAAGCAGCTTAAACACTAAGAGCAGTAAAGGTGCGTCACGCCACAGGAAGGATCAGAAAACTTTGGTTTTCTTGGACAGCACAATTCTCCTGTGGGGcggaaacaaattaaaatgactgaGAGCAGGGACTGAGGAGCGCTTTGTGAAATCCCTCAGATGATTACAGCAGGCTGCAGGGCGAAACATCCCGCAGCCTGCTGGGGAGCCGACCAGCTGTCACCGGTCCGGGCAGAGGGCATCGAACTCGGAGCTCACACTGTGCATGACAAAGTGGTCGAGGCAGAAGGGCTTACAGTGAAAGTAGTGTGACACTTACTAACCCAACTCAAAGTGAATTAGGGACAACCTCATGAGTTACTGTGCTTATGGTTAATACATCATCTTTCATGAAGCTGTCGCTGTAAAGAACCCACAACCTCCAGCTGTCAGATAAACGCAGTGGATGCATGTGAAAGgtacagaaaagcagaagaaacgTTTCCTGTCATCACACCTTCAGCTTCATATAAAACGGAGGCATCAGTCTGTTGTTTGTGCAGAACTCAAAGTGATGCCAGTCACATATGATATCCAACATTAGACAGAAACAGAACTTATTGCAGTCCATAGCCAGACCTCGTCCAACTCAGGgcacaagacacacaaagtTTATAAAGACACCAACTTTAATATCAAAAAGCAATGCatgttttacataaaaacaataTCTTACAGTGCTGagagttgtgtttttatctgtctatgaaaacagaaagaaatctgCTGTTCTAAATGAAACATGGGTcagcagcaccacctgctggtgaAAAGAGGTTACTGCGGCTTTACGAGTTGCAGTCCTAgtacaaagcagcagcaggagcatctgtgctgtgcaggattgttttgtttcctcatgATGCTTCCTTTACTCTTCTTTGCTCTGCTGACTCCCCTCCTCACATCTGACTGATGACGGAGAGTTTTGGCAGGTCTGGATTTAATTTTAGCGGGAGGAACTCAGCTGATGCATCTCAGGAGTCGTTGGGAAGGCCAAACAGTTTGACGGTGCCCGCCTCGCGGTTGTTGTCGTATTTGCCCTCCTTGTCATCGCAGGCGTAAGCCAGCAGCGGCCTCTTGGGGTGCCAGGCGACGGTGAAGGTGGGAGAGTCGCACTGCACCTCCCACAGTTTCTCTCCTGTATTCAACAGTCAAGAGTAAAAAGGACATGAGATTCTTGAAAAGTGCAACCAAACACGTCCACGACAGCACAGTTTAAAGACGGCTATTGATGCTGTTGGCTTCATTCTCTGAGCTGCGTAGCTTGGCCTTTGGCCACGGCAGTCGTCTATCGGGAGGCACCgtcaaaaactgtcaaaaactaTCAACTCATGTTTACTAGAACGACATTTTTAGAAGCAACAGCCAAGCAGAAAGAGGGCTTGTCGTACTGACCCGTTTCCACCTCAGCGATGTCTATGAAGTGGTCCTCAGAGGCTGACGCCAACATCTTGCCGTCATGGCTGAAGCTCAGCGTCCTCACGGGCCAGTCCAGCCTGCAACgtcagcagcagtgaaaagaaaTCCTCGATGAGCAAACGTAAGAGCGGGCTCAGACACATGTTCTTCCAGGGACACAGACTGACCTGGAGAAGCAGCGAACACACACCAGTTCCTCCACGTCCCACAGGCTGACCAGGGCATCAGCGCTTCCTGTGGCGAAATATTTCCCCGTGGGGTCAAACTTGATGCAGATGCAGTTGGACGGGTGAGCGTTGATGGATTGGATGGGCTTCAGCTCTGGATAGCTGCGAACAAACACGGATTTCAGCTGTGAACCACACaactgcagatgtttcacacagaacagacaCCACAGACGAGGGGATGTGGACACCAGGTGAGTTCACACTGAACGCTGACGTCTAAACGTAGAGGAAAAGAAGCACAAATGTGTCGCACAAACGTGACTGGGAGCTAAGAGTGAATGAGATGAGCTGTGGACTGAAAAGAAGCTTCACTCAGCTGGGTGGCCTTTTTCCTGTGGGAAGCACAACGTCGAGAGGACTCACGAATAAAAACGTGTTCCAGGTGACGGACGGGCCGCGTGGTTTTTTCAGgtaaaaatgacttcatttttctttcatggcATTAAATAAAGATACCACGATGAGAACAAAATCCTGCAAACTGACCGCATAGTGAATGTACTCATTGGGTGGAGGAGACGTAGCTCAGTGGTTACATCAGACCTGCTGCTTAAATCAGGTTTCATGTCTCAAACATACAAACAGGTCCAAGACTCTGATGCCgtgaaaaaacacactgagattATTCTGACAGATTACGACAGCAACAAGAGTTGACAGGTGCCTTGTGTACTTGATTTTCATGGCAAACTCCGCCTACACCTCAACCGATGAGCGGCCTGTGCAGCCGCCCTGCGCGTCACCAGGATGTGACGAGCAACACGTCTTGGTATCTGCCTACAAGATCAATGTGAAGACCTACAGAAAGATTCGAGTCCAAACATCACAGCTCCAGCAGACAACAGCTTCACATGTCAGAGTGTGGAGACTCGCAAAACCTTTCATCAATAAGAAAACATGAACTCGAGATGTTCTGCTGCTCCGTTTGGCTCCTACCTCAGGATGTTGATGCAGCCGTTGCCATTTGTGAGGAAGAACATGTCATTGTCGTTGTTCCAGGAGATCTCGTTCACCTCGAATTTGAACTGCTCCTCTGCCTTGGAGCGGTGCGTTTTGGCGTCGATGAAGGTCACCACATCATCTTTGTTCCCAACAGCGATGGTCTGACCATCTGGGCTCCAGCAGATGTTGATGTTCTCTCCTGAAAAACAATTAGAGTCTTTTCAAAAATCTCTCTCTCAAGCAGAGCAGCTGAACCCCGAACCCCGTGTGACGGAGCAGCCCCGTCACTTACTGCAGAgggaccaacacacacacacacacacacacacacacacacacacacacacacacacacacacacacgcgctgcTAAACAAACAAGTTTCAATGCTCCCTCACTCTGTACGGCTACATACTTTTATAcaacactcattcacacacacacacatcggccagtcattcattcatctgcgcacacacactcttctgcAGGTGGTGTGCACACCTGTTGTTTGAGGAGAGCTCTAAAGGTGTAAAAGTGGTTCTTGTGGGATGCTTGGCCTCAGATTCAAACAGAGGCCAGAGGCAACGACTGGCAGCTAAACAGGACAAAACGGGTGGGCGGAGAGAAGAATTATTTGAGTTTC containing:
- the thoc3 gene encoding THO complex subunit 3, which codes for MASRYYQDMQESFKNNNKSREFPAHTAKVHSVAWSCDGRRLASGSFDKTASVFVLEKDRLVKENNYRGHGDSVDQLCWHPTNPDLFVTASGDKTIRIWDVRTTKCMATVNTKGENINICWSPDGQTIAVGNKDDVVTFIDAKTHRSKAEEQFKFEVNEISWNNDNDMFFLTNGNGCINILSYPELKPIQSINAHPSNCICIKFDPTGKYFATGSADALVSLWDVEELVCVRCFSRLDWPVRTLSFSHDGKMLASASEDHFIDIAEVETGEKLWEVQCDSPTFTVAWHPKRPLLAYACDDKEGKYDNNREAGTVKLFGLPNDS